A single window of Novipirellula aureliae DNA harbors:
- a CDS encoding ABC transporter permease — MTNLRLLAKLVISQTRLHPGRAIITTLGIIASTCAVVWVVSGYDALVSQFDENAGKYLGRYDALVIPKASGPPGSPTPTIDESLIATLEQDAGVLEVNPISNSRVSAARVGGSSDGDESESSLGLLIGDRPPVNGAPPIGPTMVSTPATEEPTTLIAGQWLSDTNRSLGFQPETPSTQAKGRSHESAFEAVVGEDVAKEMKLSVGDELRVTTFGNQVQLRVIGIVEQAPEAPSLRPSGRGRGPSPQSGEKRKAPGGKPSAPTTPSIGLPSGFTQGIATSAIYVRPSVAAIINGYPTKPQTLQIAIRDTVTIEQFRNVWQDKLAANHPPLQLVDFSAVRSGLEASGSVSSQQSQAWAATGMASLAAIFIIFSTLSMGVSERAREFAMLRAIALTRTQIAGIIAIESLLLASVGWLGGLAAGWFLVLLGSQLLPSLFVSGAVLGWGCVALTGLTVFVGAIGAAVLPAWRAMRIQPLEAMTSGTGFQPVNESKSQAGSLYDESRSQAGSLCHGSKSQAGSLCHGSKSQAGSLYDESRSQAGSLCYGSRSQAGSLCYDGKSQAGRLRYALVGLLLVASTPAIVFLLPMSDAWRKWCYSFVTYPMLLLGILMLAPMIVMICERAFAPVVTGLLRLDQRMIKTQLSSNLWRSVGATLALSVGLGLYTSTQIWGYSMLVPFTPGDWLPDALVAFHPIGLEKDDEQRIRQVDGVNPDQVMALAIEQAKFDWGDAGPPERLKMGGDNGIVCGIDPVQAFGGKSPMLPVTFVAGDRETAIKSLSDGDACVIAEDFSMATGLGVGDSVTFIPPAAGDQRVTYRIAAVVSLPGWQWVTKFSGVRRHFVRTGTLLFASRKDVRTDFALPHTEFFWLNFRGTGFQPVNPTNPQAGSLAHIEAAFQSIAERHAGKTFTADGVGEVNAYRPFARMTATEDVKKAIKIRADDMIWGMSYLPLITLVVMSLAVVNTIIASVRSRTWELGVMRSIGVTRSQLVRLVIAETILIAVAACVLSLSFGLIAGWCGVGMAKFGGWFAGPPTFLIPWRHLAFGFTLTLTLCLLAGIWPAIKIGRAEPLELLQAGRSVQ, encoded by the coding sequence ATGACAAACCTTCGCCTACTAGCAAAACTGGTTATTTCTCAAACGCGACTTCATCCGGGACGGGCCATCATTACGACGCTCGGGATTATCGCGTCCACGTGTGCGGTCGTTTGGGTCGTTAGCGGCTATGATGCGCTGGTATCACAATTCGATGAGAACGCGGGCAAGTACCTCGGCCGCTATGATGCATTGGTGATCCCCAAAGCGAGCGGACCGCCGGGTTCACCAACGCCAACGATTGACGAATCACTGATTGCAACGCTTGAGCAGGACGCGGGTGTGTTGGAGGTGAATCCAATTAGCAATTCGCGAGTTTCAGCAGCACGGGTTGGAGGATCTTCTGACGGAGACGAATCGGAATCATCATTGGGGTTGCTCATCGGTGATCGCCCCCCGGTCAACGGAGCACCTCCGATAGGCCCGACGATGGTTAGCACCCCAGCGACGGAAGAACCTACTACCTTGATTGCTGGACAATGGTTAAGCGACACGAACCGTAGCCTAGGCTTCCAGCCTGAGACCCCCAGCACCCAGGCTAAAGGGCGAAGCCACGAGAGTGCGTTTGAGGCCGTCGTTGGCGAAGATGTCGCCAAGGAAATGAAGTTGTCCGTCGGCGACGAGTTGCGTGTGACAACGTTTGGCAATCAAGTGCAATTGAGAGTCATTGGCATCGTTGAGCAGGCTCCGGAAGCCCCATCGCTGCGACCAAGTGGGCGAGGCCGCGGCCCAAGCCCCCAGTCTGGGGAAAAGCGGAAAGCGCCAGGCGGGAAGCCCAGCGCTCCCACAACACCAAGCATCGGGCTTCCAAGCGGTTTCACTCAAGGGATCGCGACGAGCGCTATCTACGTCCGACCCTCGGTCGCCGCGATCATCAACGGCTATCCCACGAAACCGCAAACACTACAAATTGCCATTCGTGACACGGTAACGATCGAACAATTCCGCAATGTCTGGCAAGACAAATTGGCCGCGAACCACCCGCCCCTTCAACTCGTTGACTTCTCCGCCGTCCGCAGCGGTTTGGAAGCGAGCGGTAGCGTTTCCAGCCAACAATCGCAAGCCTGGGCGGCAACCGGCATGGCGTCGCTCGCGGCAATTTTCATCATCTTTTCAACGCTCAGCATGGGCGTCAGCGAGCGGGCACGCGAGTTCGCGATGCTGCGCGCGATCGCACTGACGCGCACACAAATTGCAGGCATCATTGCGATCGAGAGCTTGCTGTTGGCGTCGGTCGGCTGGCTCGGTGGTCTCGCTGCGGGCTGGTTCTTGGTACTCTTGGGCAGCCAATTGCTACCCAGTCTATTCGTCTCCGGTGCAGTGCTTGGTTGGGGCTGCGTGGCACTTACCGGCCTGACTGTTTTCGTCGGGGCAATCGGAGCGGCAGTCTTGCCCGCGTGGCGCGCGATGCGCATCCAGCCACTCGAGGCAATGACAAGTGGCACAGGCTTCCAGCCTGTGAATGAATCCAAATCACAGGCTGGAAGCCTGTACGACGAATCTAGATCACAGGCTGGAAGCCTGTGCCACGGTTCCAAATCACAGGCTGGAAGCCTGTGCCACGGTTCCAAATCACAGGCTGGAAGCCTGTACGACGAATCTAGATCACAGGCTGGAAGCCTGTGCTACGGTTCTAGATCACAGGCTGGAAGCCTGTGCTACGATGGCAAATCACAGGCTGGAAGGCTGCGTTACGCGTTGGTCGGACTGCTGTTGGTCGCCTCCACTCCCGCCATCGTGTTTTTGTTACCCATGTCGGATGCGTGGCGAAAATGGTGCTATTCTTTCGTCACCTATCCAATGCTATTGCTTGGAATCCTCATGCTGGCTCCCATGATCGTGATGATTTGCGAACGCGCGTTTGCTCCTGTTGTGACCGGCCTGTTGCGATTGGACCAACGTATGATCAAGACCCAATTGTCGAGCAATCTTTGGCGAAGCGTTGGTGCAACGTTGGCACTATCGGTTGGCCTGGGCTTGTACACTTCGACTCAGATTTGGGGCTATTCCATGTTGGTGCCGTTCACGCCCGGCGACTGGCTGCCGGATGCGCTCGTCGCGTTTCATCCGATCGGGCTGGAAAAAGATGACGAGCAACGGATTCGCCAAGTGGACGGAGTGAATCCGGATCAAGTGATGGCTCTGGCAATTGAGCAAGCAAAGTTTGACTGGGGTGATGCAGGACCACCCGAAAGACTCAAGATGGGTGGAGACAATGGGATCGTTTGCGGGATCGATCCGGTTCAAGCATTTGGTGGTAAATCCCCGATGTTGCCGGTGACGTTTGTCGCAGGAGATCGCGAAACGGCAATCAAGTCACTTTCCGATGGCGATGCCTGCGTGATCGCGGAAGATTTTTCAATGGCCACCGGGTTGGGCGTCGGCGACTCGGTGACGTTCATTCCACCAGCGGCCGGAGACCAACGGGTGACATACCGAATTGCAGCGGTAGTATCGCTTCCGGGTTGGCAATGGGTAACGAAGTTCTCGGGAGTTCGCCGCCACTTCGTTCGAACAGGGACCCTCCTGTTCGCAAGCCGCAAGGATGTGCGCACGGACTTCGCATTGCCGCACACCGAGTTTTTCTGGCTTAATTTCCGTGGCACAGGCTTCCAGCCTGTGAACCCAACGAATCCCCAGGCTGGAAGCCTAGCCCACATCGAAGCCGCTTTTCAGTCGATCGCTGAAAGACACGCGGGCAAGACGTTCACCGCTGATGGCGTGGGCGAAGTAAATGCCTATCGTCCCTTTGCTCGCATGACGGCAACCGAGGATGTCAAGAAAGCGATCAAGATACGTGCAGACGATATGATCTGGGGGATGAGTTATCTGCCTCTGATCACCTTAGTCGTGATGTCCTTGGCCGTGGTCAATACGATCATTGCCTCCGTTCGCTCACGAACATGGGAACTCGGCGTGATGCGATCGATTGGAGTGACACGAAGTCAACTCGTCCGCCTAGTGATCGCCGAAACGATCCTGATTGCTGTGGCCGCGTGTGTACTTAGTTTGAGCTTTGGATTGATCGCTGGTTGGTGCGGTGTCGGCATGGCCAAGTTCGGCGGTTGGTTTGCAGGTCCACCCACGTTTCTAATTCCCTGGAGACATTTAGCTTTCGGGTTCACGCTCACGCTCACGCTCTGCCTATTGGCCGGAATCTGGCCCGCGATCAAG
- a CDS encoding ABC transporter ATP-binding protein, translated as MNSPAFAPPLVAQHVVKRYQQGTNSIIALDRVCLTVQPGEFVAIMGASGSGKSTLLHAIAGLIDIDAGSVAIAGQDLSQLSDTALTKFRRQNLGIVFQAYNLIPSLTAEDNIRLPARANKQLDADVDELLMRLGMSDRRSHKPGALSGGEQQRIAIARALVCNPAIVLADEPTGSLDSVTGTEICKLLRALVDEQHRSIVMVTHEPRVAMWADRICVLKDGENLAEFETDGRRDLQTVASQYQEVLV; from the coding sequence TTGAACTCACCCGCATTTGCACCTCCATTGGTGGCCCAGCACGTTGTCAAGCGTTACCAACAGGGGACGAATTCAATCATCGCACTCGATCGTGTCTGTTTGACCGTGCAGCCGGGCGAGTTCGTTGCAATCATGGGCGCGTCGGGATCTGGCAAAAGCACGCTGCTACATGCGATCGCTGGATTGATCGACATCGACGCGGGCAGCGTGGCGATCGCGGGCCAAGATCTGTCGCAGCTCTCGGATACCGCATTGACAAAATTCCGCCGCCAGAATCTTGGGATCGTATTTCAAGCGTACAATTTGATTCCAAGTCTTACGGCAGAAGACAACATACGCTTGCCCGCACGGGCGAACAAACAACTCGATGCGGACGTGGACGAACTGCTCATGCGACTCGGCATGTCGGATCGACGAAGCCACAAACCGGGAGCACTTTCGGGCGGCGAACAACAGCGCATTGCGATCGCTCGCGCGCTGGTCTGCAACCCTGCCATCGTGTTGGCGGACGAGCCGACCGGAAGTCTCGATTCCGTTACGGGAACGGAGATTTGCAAACTGCTTCGCGCTTTGGTTGATGAGCAACACCGTTCGATCGTGATGGTCACTCATGAACCGCGCGTCGCGATGTGGGCTGATCGGATTTGCGTTTTGAAAGACGGCGAAAACTTAGCGGAATTTGAAACCGATGGCAGACGCGATCTTCAAACCGTGGCAAGCCAATATCAAGAAGTGCTTGTGTAA
- a CDS encoding ABC transporter permease codes for MIIHLVIAFLRERRSRTLLTILATAAAVSMVIWVTSSYEALHKTYDEYANLALGRYELAIAPISGEPTDFVPSEAIAPLRNDPAVKAVDPMWAGRIPVLELNDLPLPSDQPARGGSGSGSHSPLPSLLFIATEAPEPPFEMAEGNWIVADDSNEETPSIVVRADVANQRGISIDDHLTLELPHPNQAGETSIVVRVDGMVNAPTLPGAGGVGIPVLSPSSGEAFISIPLAERITGEPFQISLLGVKVDPHADITQFRFRWAPRLSDHAVPLQFQQAFEIEEALDQASAAQNVRMQSYAATGVAMLVAMLVIYCSLSMGVTERIRQYAILRAVVLTRGQVGLLILIEGLVLGGTGLVAGVALGWSLLKVAESLFGDLLYHGVAVGTSSFALATIAAIGGAMLASLVPAYQATRVKPIDAMTSGMGFQHMVSRTQAGNMCHDQIPPFMIPTVIIGLVLLAVGPLIAFVIPPSEDRIGLAMAASFACITIGFVVLTPSIVVFVDRLLGPLLAHVFDVEPKLLASQVTSNIWRSVGASVSMAFGLGLFVGIQVWGFTMLESFVPGDWTPDAMVLMKPGLPPDQVSSITELSDVDASRCLPLVVEQPRLVDDIMGSADRPSVIRQDNVIIVGIDPAGAFAGERPLLELEWVAGTPEEAVKRMQQGHACVVPDHFLVESGLKLGETIAVDPPRNAGETVEYTIVGAVKLPGWHWQTKLTGLRPRTHRAAALVFADYDSVAADFDLRVASHVWFSYQGDSADVEAIESSITGFIQANQVSETDSDEVSAKVVSIESIRDRLLGGAKRWLWMISVLPLVTLLIACIGVLNVIVASVQVRRWEFGVLRSIGFTSSELARAILVEGLMIALVAGVLSVGFGILTGWCGAELAQYVSFFGGLHPPLVIPWLPIVGGVILVGLLGILTAAWPALAIRRARPMSLLQSGGDFV; via the coding sequence ATGATTATCCACTTAGTCATCGCTTTTTTGCGTGAACGTAGATCGCGAACCCTTTTGACGATCCTCGCAACTGCCGCGGCAGTCAGTATGGTGATCTGGGTCACGAGCAGTTACGAAGCGTTGCACAAAACGTATGACGAATACGCGAATCTCGCGCTTGGTCGATACGAACTTGCCATCGCCCCGATCAGCGGCGAGCCGACCGACTTTGTACCGTCCGAAGCGATCGCTCCGCTGCGCAACGATCCTGCGGTAAAAGCGGTCGACCCGATGTGGGCAGGCCGAATCCCCGTGTTGGAACTGAATGATTTACCGCTTCCGAGCGACCAACCAGCCCGTGGCGGCTCCGGTTCGGGTTCGCACAGCCCACTGCCATCGCTGTTGTTCATCGCCACCGAGGCACCGGAACCGCCGTTCGAGATGGCGGAGGGAAACTGGATTGTTGCCGACGACTCAAATGAGGAAACTCCGAGCATTGTCGTTCGCGCCGACGTCGCAAATCAACGCGGAATCTCGATCGACGATCACTTGACGTTGGAACTACCGCATCCGAACCAAGCGGGCGAAACGTCCATCGTTGTGCGAGTCGACGGAATGGTCAACGCACCAACGTTACCGGGTGCGGGTGGTGTCGGTATCCCGGTGTTGTCGCCAAGTTCCGGCGAAGCATTCATCTCGATTCCGCTGGCCGAACGGATCACCGGCGAACCGTTTCAAATCAGTTTGCTTGGCGTCAAGGTCGACCCGCATGCCGACATCACGCAATTTCGCTTCCGTTGGGCTCCTCGATTGAGTGACCATGCGGTTCCTTTGCAGTTTCAACAAGCGTTCGAGATCGAAGAGGCTCTCGACCAAGCGTCGGCAGCTCAGAATGTGCGCATGCAATCGTATGCTGCAACCGGCGTCGCGATGTTAGTCGCAATGCTCGTTATCTACTGTTCGCTAAGCATGGGGGTGACTGAACGGATTCGACAATACGCGATCTTGCGGGCGGTCGTGCTAACTCGCGGACAGGTCGGATTGCTAATTTTGATTGAAGGTCTTGTGCTGGGTGGCACGGGGCTTGTCGCTGGGGTTGCCTTGGGTTGGAGTTTGCTGAAAGTGGCCGAAAGTTTGTTCGGCGACCTGCTGTACCACGGTGTGGCGGTCGGCACGAGCAGTTTCGCGTTGGCCACGATCGCAGCGATTGGTGGCGCGATGTTGGCATCGCTCGTACCTGCCTATCAAGCCACCCGCGTGAAGCCGATTGACGCGATGACCAGTGGCATGGGCTTCCAGCATATGGTATCTAGAACCCAGGCGGGAAACATGTGTCACGATCAAATCCCGCCATTCATGATTCCGACCGTCATCATCGGCCTGGTGCTGCTTGCGGTCGGTCCGCTGATCGCGTTCGTGATTCCACCTAGCGAAGACAGGATAGGGTTGGCGATGGCGGCAAGCTTCGCCTGCATCACGATAGGATTCGTTGTTCTCACCCCGTCGATCGTCGTCTTCGTTGACCGTTTGCTTGGTCCCTTGCTTGCTCATGTTTTTGATGTCGAACCGAAGTTGTTGGCTAGTCAAGTGACGAGTAACATTTGGCGCTCTGTTGGTGCATCGGTTTCGATGGCCTTCGGTCTGGGGCTTTTCGTCGGCATCCAAGTCTGGGGATTCACCATGCTGGAATCGTTCGTTCCTGGCGATTGGACGCCGGATGCGATGGTCCTCATGAAGCCAGGATTACCGCCCGATCAGGTATCGAGCATCACCGAGCTTTCGGATGTCGATGCCTCGCGATGCCTGCCGCTGGTCGTCGAGCAACCGCGATTGGTCGACGACATCATGGGGAGTGCCGATCGGCCATCCGTGATTCGGCAGGACAACGTCATCATCGTTGGCATTGATCCCGCAGGGGCGTTTGCGGGCGAGCGGCCGCTGCTGGAATTGGAGTGGGTCGCTGGCACGCCAGAGGAAGCTGTAAAGCGAATGCAGCAAGGTCATGCGTGTGTTGTTCCGGATCATTTTCTGGTAGAATCAGGATTGAAGTTGGGAGAGACCATCGCCGTCGATCCACCTCGAAACGCAGGAGAAACGGTTGAATACACGATTGTGGGCGCCGTGAAGTTACCGGGCTGGCATTGGCAAACGAAGTTGACGGGACTGCGTCCGCGAACTCATCGTGCCGCCGCGTTGGTGTTTGCCGACTACGATTCCGTCGCCGCCGATTTTGACTTGCGTGTTGCCTCTCACGTTTGGTTTTCCTACCAGGGCGATTCGGCGGATGTGGAAGCAATCGAATCGTCGATCACTGGATTCATTCAGGCGAATCAGGTTAGCGAAACCGATTCCGACGAAGTGAGTGCGAAGGTCGTTTCGATTGAAAGTATCCGTGATCGACTTCTGGGCGGTGCGAAGCGATGGTTATGGATGATCAGCGTCCTACCGCTGGTGACGCTATTGATCGCGTGCATCGGGGTCTTGAACGTGATCGTTGCATCGGTTCAAGTTCGACGATGGGAGTTTGGCGTGTTACGATCGATTGGGTTCACCAGCAGTGAGCTTGCACGAGCGATTTTGGTCGAGGGTTTGATGATCGCCTTGGTCGCAGGTGTACTGAGCGTTGGATTCGGCATTCTGACCGGGTGGTGTGGAGCCGAGTTGGCACAGTATGTGAGTTTTTTTGGCGGCCTTCACCCACCGCTTGTGATTCCATGGTTGCCGATCGTCGGCGGAGTGATTTTGGTCGGTCTATTAGGCATTCTGACAGCCGCTTGGCCCGCCCTAGCGATACGCCGCGCGAGGCCGATGAGCCTACTGCAATCGGGAGGAGATTTTGTGTAA
- a CDS encoding VWA domain-containing protein, whose protein sequence is MQLTFEHPNYLWFLLLVPLIATWGFQRMQSLGRGRCVLAILTRSIVITAIVSAIAGIQIQRMTDRITVMYVIDQSDSIDPAYRSQLYDYARQNAIENRDVGREDLAGVILFGADAAIELPPLDDGLPFRSALRRVGLRTDATNLEDALRLAASSMPSDTRRRIVVFSDGNQTRGQVERIAANLVASRIGIDFVTVPPESGTDVILQRLDVPSVIRDGQPIETRVLIEQLGSKASSDPVKGRLRMTRNAGGDEELLLEEPIELKPGSNVFPIRHTIDRPGAYTYTAEFIASDPTSDTRNQNNRTTAFVNVVGKGRVLMITPARQVNQWESIANLLRDEAIEVTVQASDSMFGTLAELQAYSAVILADLPRASDDPSRSIAFVSDQQIAMLVRNTQQLGAGLLMIGGPDSFGAGGWTGTEIERAMPVDFEIKNSKVAAVGALALVIDSSGSMDGEKMMLCKAAARAAVQSLGARDYIGITAFDSEAHPIVPMQTVADRTHLFPLIGRIATGGGTNMFPAMQQAVVSLVRNDAAVKHMILLTDGRTMSANFDDLVAKATQANITITSVAIGADADVELMRRIATGGNGKLYHVHSPRAIPQIVMRETRRVSRPLIFESQQGVEPTIAFPHATLSGIDAVPPVHGFVMTTIKDSPLAQSLIVAPGPMQTDHPLLAAWQFGLGRSAVWTTDTGQRWATDWNAWPGKAKLISQLVRWLMRPTGDTGDFTLHTRIEDGKVQIVVNAINQDGDYLDFLEPSASVLDPKLNPVPVALNQTAPGRYVGSFPTDQAGVYFIQVTPGAAQAPLTAGVTVTADDEYRSRTINEPLIRRLTMNQSDAEIVPLVDASTDKPISINPFRRGLPAIQTIRDNWPTMVVLGCCVFFADCLVRRIAFQFNWINRFWTPFNRQPPETDRIQRLDALQHAKREATTERSTKGFVTQFNEEEVEVEEEAELTYSERLLQAKRRARSQ, encoded by the coding sequence ATGCAACTTACCTTTGAACATCCCAACTATCTTTGGTTTCTATTACTTGTTCCTTTGATTGCAACGTGGGGATTTCAACGCATGCAGTCCCTTGGCCGGGGACGCTGCGTTCTTGCGATTCTGACTCGTTCGATCGTCATCACTGCAATCGTGTCGGCGATCGCTGGAATCCAAATTCAAAGGATGACCGATCGCATTACCGTCATGTACGTGATCGATCAATCCGACAGCATCGATCCTGCCTATCGCAGTCAACTGTACGATTATGCTCGGCAAAACGCGATTGAAAACCGAGACGTTGGTCGTGAAGACCTTGCCGGAGTCATCTTGTTTGGTGCGGATGCTGCTATCGAACTCCCGCCGTTGGATGATGGCTTGCCGTTTCGGTCGGCACTCCGCCGAGTTGGTTTGCGGACGGACGCGACCAACTTGGAAGACGCGCTGCGGCTCGCTGCGTCGTCGATGCCCAGCGATACCCGGCGGCGAATCGTCGTGTTCAGCGATGGCAACCAGACACGGGGCCAGGTGGAGCGAATTGCCGCAAACTTGGTAGCGTCCAGGATCGGGATTGATTTCGTTACGGTGCCACCCGAATCGGGGACGGACGTGATCCTCCAACGGCTCGACGTCCCCTCGGTCATTCGTGACGGACAACCGATTGAGACACGCGTTTTGATCGAACAACTCGGATCCAAAGCGTCAAGCGATCCGGTCAAAGGTCGGTTGCGAATGACACGCAACGCCGGTGGCGATGAGGAGCTGTTGCTTGAAGAACCGATCGAGTTGAAACCAGGAAGCAATGTGTTCCCGATTCGCCACACCATCGACCGGCCTGGGGCGTACACCTACACGGCTGAGTTTATCGCTAGCGACCCGACCAGCGACACTCGCAACCAGAACAATCGCACGACCGCGTTTGTAAACGTCGTTGGTAAAGGGCGCGTGTTAATGATCACGCCGGCAAGGCAAGTGAATCAGTGGGAATCGATCGCCAATCTATTGCGAGACGAAGCAATCGAAGTCACGGTACAGGCGTCCGATTCGATGTTCGGCACGCTCGCGGAACTACAAGCATACTCCGCCGTCATTCTTGCCGACCTGCCGCGTGCCAGTGACGATCCGAGTCGTTCGATAGCGTTCGTCAGCGATCAGCAGATCGCAATGCTGGTTCGCAACACACAACAACTCGGCGCGGGTCTGTTGATGATCGGTGGCCCCGACTCGTTTGGTGCGGGGGGATGGACGGGAACCGAAATCGAACGGGCGATGCCGGTCGATTTTGAGATCAAGAACTCGAAAGTCGCCGCCGTAGGCGCGTTGGCCTTAGTGATCGATAGTTCGGGGTCGATGGATGGTGAGAAGATGATGTTGTGCAAGGCGGCGGCACGAGCAGCGGTGCAGTCGCTCGGGGCTCGAGATTACATTGGCATCACCGCGTTCGATTCCGAAGCACACCCGATCGTTCCGATGCAAACCGTTGCTGATCGCACGCACCTGTTTCCTCTAATTGGTCGGATTGCAACGGGCGGAGGGACGAATATGTTTCCCGCCATGCAACAAGCCGTGGTGAGTTTGGTTCGCAATGATGCGGCGGTGAAGCATATGATTTTGCTGACCGACGGCAGGACAATGTCGGCCAATTTCGACGATTTGGTTGCCAAGGCAACGCAGGCCAATATTACCATCACGTCTGTCGCAATTGGCGCCGATGCGGATGTCGAATTGATGCGACGAATTGCAACGGGCGGCAATGGAAAACTTTATCACGTTCATTCACCACGAGCGATTCCACAAATTGTGATGCGAGAAACACGACGCGTTTCACGCCCGCTGATCTTTGAAAGTCAGCAAGGGGTTGAGCCCACGATCGCCTTCCCCCACGCAACCCTTTCAGGCATCGACGCGGTGCCGCCGGTGCATGGCTTCGTCATGACCACGATCAAAGACAGTCCATTGGCACAGTCGTTGATCGTCGCCCCTGGACCGATGCAAACGGATCATCCCCTACTAGCAGCTTGGCAATTCGGATTAGGGCGATCAGCTGTTTGGACCACCGACACCGGCCAGCGATGGGCGACCGATTGGAACGCTTGGCCGGGGAAAGCAAAACTGATTTCGCAATTGGTGCGTTGGCTGATGCGTCCTACCGGCGACACAGGCGACTTCACGCTCCATACTCGAATTGAAGACGGGAAAGTCCAGATCGTTGTGAATGCGATCAACCAAGACGGTGATTATCTCGATTTTTTAGAACCATCGGCGTCTGTTCTCGATCCTAAGTTGAATCCCGTCCCGGTGGCACTGAACCAAACCGCTCCAGGGCGATACGTTGGTTCATTTCCCACGGACCAAGCGGGCGTCTATTTTATTCAAGTCACACCAGGGGCTGCCCAGGCGCCGTTGACCGCAGGCGTCACGGTAACCGCTGATGACGAGTATCGTAGCCGGACAATCAATGAACCGCTGATCCGCCGTCTTACGATGAACCAAAGCGACGCGGAAATCGTCCCACTGGTCGATGCATCAACCGATAAGCCGATTTCAATCAACCCCTTTCGCAGAGGCCTCCCCGCGATCCAAACGATCCGCGACAATTGGCCGACGATGGTGGTCCTGGGGTGCTGCGTCTTCTTCGCCGATTGTCTGGTGCGACGGATTGCCTTTCAATTCAACTGGATCAACCGGTTCTGGACACCCTTCAACCGACAGCCACCTGAAACCGACCGGATCCAACGACTCGACGCGCTGCAGCACGCCAAACGCGAAGCAACTACCGAGCGATCGACGAAGGGTTTCGTAACGCAATTCAACGAAGAAGAAGTGGAAGTGGAAGAAGAAGCCGAGCTGACCTATAGCGAACGACTCTTGCAAGCGAAACGACGTGCTCGTTCTCAGTAG